From a region of the Halomonas sp. HL-93 genome:
- the lon gene encoding endopeptidase La, translating to MSDQEFDRDDQFNVQGDNDSTSQSEGDQFRSDGERINSLVPASDMLPERIYLLPIHNRPFFPAQVQPLVINRERWEETMRRVGNTPHHTVGVAYVGEHGVDSLDSEGFPEIGTAVKVHKMKGEDQQIQFIAQGLQRFKIKRWLSTTPPYLVEVSYPKEPVDAENEETRAYAMAIINGIKELLPINPLYGEELKHYLNRFSPHQPGPLTDFAAAITSAKGPELQDVLSTLDVAERMQKVLPLLRKEIDVAQLQSEISEQVNAQMQERQREFFLREQLKVIQRELGISKDDRENDVDTFRARLESLVVPERVQSRIDDELDKLSVLETGSPEYGTTRNYLDWLTSLPWGVTSQDQLDLGHARQVLDRDHDGLKDVKERIIEFLAEGSFKGDVGGSIVLLVGPPGVGKTSVGRSIAEALGRQFYRFSVGGMRDEAEIKGHRRTYVGAMPGKLVQAFKEVEVENPVIMLDEIDKLGQSFQGDPASALLEVLDPEQNVDFLDHYLDVRMDLSKVLFVCTANTLDSIPGPLLDRMEQIRLSGYIAEEKLAIAKNHLWPKLLKRDNLAKKRIQLSDAALKQVIEGYAREAGVRQLEKQLHRIVRKAAVKLLEEGIETVKVSVKNLEEFLGAPIFRKEKVLTGEGVVTGLAWTSMGGATLPIEAGKVHSLDRGFKLTGKLGDVMQESANIAYSYTLGHLQEYGADSDFFDSAFVHLHVPEGATPKDGPSAGVSMTTALMSLARHQAIDRPLAMTGELTLTGQVLPVGGIREKVIAARRSDIFEVILPEANRRDYEELPDYLKEGMTVHFANRYRDVAKVVFK from the coding sequence ATGAGCGACCAGGAATTTGACCGAGACGACCAGTTTAACGTTCAGGGCGATAACGATTCGACTTCGCAGAGCGAAGGCGATCAGTTCCGATCAGACGGCGAGCGCATAAACTCGCTGGTGCCCGCCAGTGACATGCTCCCCGAGCGTATTTACCTATTGCCGATCCATAATCGGCCTTTCTTTCCCGCTCAAGTGCAACCCCTGGTGATCAACCGTGAGCGCTGGGAAGAAACCATGCGTCGTGTGGGCAACACGCCTCACCATACCGTCGGGGTTGCCTATGTCGGTGAGCACGGTGTCGATTCATTGGATAGCGAGGGCTTTCCGGAAATTGGCACGGCGGTGAAAGTCCACAAGATGAAGGGCGAAGATCAGCAAATCCAGTTTATTGCCCAGGGGCTTCAGCGGTTTAAAATTAAGCGCTGGCTTTCGACCACTCCGCCTTACCTCGTTGAAGTTAGCTACCCTAAAGAGCCGGTAGATGCGGAAAACGAAGAGACCCGCGCTTATGCCATGGCGATTATTAATGGGATTAAGGAATTGTTGCCCATTAACCCGCTGTATGGAGAGGAGCTCAAACACTACTTAAATCGCTTCAGCCCCCACCAGCCAGGCCCGCTGACTGATTTCGCGGCGGCTATTACCTCCGCCAAAGGGCCAGAACTTCAAGACGTGCTATCGACGCTGGACGTCGCCGAGCGGATGCAAAAAGTGCTGCCGCTGTTGCGCAAAGAAATTGATGTTGCTCAGTTGCAAAGTGAAATCAGTGAGCAGGTCAACGCGCAAATGCAGGAACGTCAGCGCGAGTTTTTCCTACGTGAGCAGTTGAAAGTCATTCAGCGCGAGTTGGGTATCTCAAAAGACGACCGCGAAAACGACGTTGATACCTTTCGTGCACGGTTAGAGTCGCTAGTAGTGCCCGAGCGCGTCCAGTCGCGTATCGACGACGAGTTGGATAAGCTCAGCGTGTTGGAAACCGGGTCGCCCGAATACGGCACGACGCGCAACTACCTGGATTGGCTGACCTCACTCCCTTGGGGCGTCACCAGCCAGGACCAGTTGGACCTGGGGCATGCAAGACAAGTGCTGGACCGCGACCACGACGGGCTGAAAGATGTTAAAGAGCGGATTATTGAGTTCCTCGCTGAAGGCTCGTTCAAGGGCGATGTGGGCGGCTCCATTGTGCTGCTGGTAGGTCCGCCCGGGGTAGGTAAAACATCCGTTGGCCGCTCGATTGCTGAAGCGCTGGGGCGCCAGTTTTATCGCTTCTCCGTCGGCGGTATGCGTGACGAGGCCGAGATCAAAGGGCATCGGCGTACCTATGTGGGGGCCATGCCAGGTAAATTGGTTCAGGCTTTCAAGGAAGTAGAAGTTGAAAATCCGGTGATCATGCTGGATGAAATCGACAAGCTAGGCCAGTCGTTTCAGGGCGACCCGGCATCAGCACTGCTCGAGGTGTTGGACCCAGAGCAAAACGTCGACTTTCTCGACCACTATTTGGACGTCCGTATGGACCTCTCCAAGGTGTTATTTGTGTGTACGGCCAACACCTTGGATTCGATTCCCGGGCCGCTGCTTGATCGTATGGAGCAAATTCGCCTGTCGGGCTACATTGCCGAAGAAAAGCTGGCGATCGCCAAGAATCACCTGTGGCCCAAGCTTCTAAAACGCGACAATCTGGCGAAAAAGCGTATTCAGCTATCCGACGCTGCGCTTAAGCAAGTGATAGAAGGCTATGCCCGTGAGGCGGGTGTGCGTCAGTTAGAAAAGCAGTTGCATCGCATCGTGCGCAAGGCTGCCGTCAAGCTGCTTGAAGAAGGCATTGAGACGGTTAAGGTGTCGGTAAAAAACCTTGAAGAATTTTTAGGCGCGCCGATCTTCCGGAAAGAAAAAGTCCTAACAGGTGAGGGCGTGGTCACGGGGCTTGCCTGGACCTCCATGGGCGGGGCTACCTTGCCCATCGAAGCGGGCAAGGTACATTCGCTGGACCGTGGCTTTAAGCTCACTGGCAAACTGGGTGACGTGATGCAGGAGTCGGCCAATATTGCCTATAGCTATACGCTTGGCCACCTGCAGGAATACGGAGCTGATAGCGACTTTTTCGACTCGGCTTTTGTGCACTTGCATGTACCGGAAGGCGCCACGCCCAAAGACGGCCCCTCGGCGGGGGTTTCCATGACCACCGCGCTGATGTCGCTTGCAAGGCACCAGGCCATTGATCGTCCTCTCGCCATGACGGGAGAGCTGACCTTAACTGGGCAAGTATTGCCCGTCGGGGGTATCCGCGAAAAAGTGATTGCCGCCCGCCGCAGCGATATCTTTGAAGTGATATTGCCCGAGGCCAACCGGCGCGATTATGAAGAGCTGCCCGATTATCTGAAGGAGGGGATGACAGTGCACTTTGCCAACCGCTATCGCGACGTGGCCAAGGTAGTATTCAAATAG
- a CDS encoding DUF945 family protein, translated as MRKERLIVPVLAVIAVLWMAAQLLSSVLFERSLRQALDDLAARGEWRVTRTESEQGWLSSQGRLILSPLLGRPWRLELNYNARHGILSTDVEGTLLPRLDTVLQQALGEVSAPSVPRWKGSYHTLSGHSDLRLALAPFIIQQNGRELGVRGGRLRLEGVYGDWRMRAAMDQLTITDGPAELRLGPSVLESRYTYTEDAYHFTQRDYLHIDNLALSYPSFDVHVAPLDVNSRMILDEQELRIKGELSIGEVRVPSETPDTALLQNGHMVMELSRINADALRETIRQLRQEAAWGDARLPMAEGTLTRLQPDLRQLLSDSPRLDVSTATVESPLLGIRLDADGALFFDNRRLDELDATLLGEPEEQARWRERIDGDFTWHDAPTVAALWLGLPLGTRELAFDVVRGQWRVNGRPMPELWPDH; from the coding sequence ATGCGCAAGGAACGTTTGATTGTCCCCGTGTTGGCTGTCATTGCCGTGCTATGGATGGCCGCGCAACTGCTTTCCAGCGTGTTGTTCGAGAGAAGCCTGCGCCAGGCGCTGGACGACCTAGCCGCGCGTGGCGAGTGGCGTGTCACTCGCACTGAAAGTGAGCAGGGCTGGTTAAGTTCGCAAGGACGGCTGATTCTTTCTCCGTTGCTTGGGCGTCCCTGGCGTTTGGAGCTTAACTATAACGCCCGCCACGGTATCTTAAGCACGGATGTCGAAGGCACGCTGTTACCCCGCCTGGACACCGTCTTGCAACAGGCGCTTGGGGAGGTCTCAGCGCCGTCAGTACCTCGCTGGAAAGGTAGCTACCATACGCTCAGCGGGCACAGTGATCTACGCTTGGCGCTGGCACCCTTTATCATTCAGCAAAATGGCAGAGAGCTAGGCGTGCGTGGTGGCCGACTGCGTTTGGAGGGTGTTTATGGGGACTGGCGAATGCGGGCGGCAATGGATCAACTGACTATTACCGACGGCCCGGCTGAGCTGCGCTTAGGCCCCTCGGTGCTCGAGAGTCGCTATACCTACACTGAAGATGCCTACCACTTCACCCAGCGTGACTATCTGCATATCGACAACCTGGCATTGTCTTATCCTTCCTTTGACGTCCACGTGGCGCCGCTTGATGTGAACAGTCGGATGATACTCGACGAGCAGGAACTGCGCATAAAAGGCGAGCTCAGCATTGGTGAGGTGAGGGTGCCCTCTGAAACGCCAGACACGGCGCTTTTGCAGAACGGCCACATGGTGATGGAGCTTTCGCGGATTAATGCGGATGCCTTACGCGAGACGATTCGCCAGTTACGTCAGGAGGCCGCTTGGGGTGATGCACGCTTGCCTATGGCCGAAGGCACCTTAACGCGTCTTCAGCCAGATTTGCGTCAGTTGTTAAGTGACTCGCCGCGCTTAGACGTTTCCACCGCGACCGTCGAGAGTCCTCTGTTGGGTATTCGTCTGGATGCCGATGGGGCGCTATTTTTTGATAACCGCCGACTAGACGAGCTAGATGCCACTCTGCTAGGTGAGCCCGAGGAGCAAGCCCGTTGGCGTGAACGTATCGACGGTGATTTTACCTGGCACGATGCGCCGACCGTCGCGGCTCTCTGGCTTGGGCTACCGTTAGGTACTCGGGAGCTAGCGTTCGATGTGGTTCGCGGCCAGTGGCGAGTTAATGGTCGCCCCATGCCTGAGCTATGGCCTGATCATTAA
- a CDS encoding phosphatidylglycerophosphatase A family protein: MNHAPASVWRRPTHFFAFGLGSGAVPWAPGTFGTLAAIPFYWLMADLSLGWYLSIVFVAFVIGVWLCDRTSHDLGVHDHSGIVWDEFVGYWITMAAVPFSWESALWGFVVFRIFDVFKPWPIRWADRRVAGGFGIMIDDVMAGIYAWSIMHLWFWLH; this comes from the coding sequence ATGAACCATGCCCCTGCCAGCGTTTGGCGTCGGCCCACGCACTTTTTTGCCTTCGGGCTTGGTAGTGGTGCCGTGCCTTGGGCGCCAGGTACGTTTGGTACGCTGGCCGCGATTCCCTTTTATTGGTTAATGGCGGATTTATCGCTAGGCTGGTACCTAAGTATTGTGTTTGTTGCCTTTGTGATTGGCGTCTGGCTGTGCGATAGAACGTCCCATGATTTGGGGGTGCATGACCACTCTGGGATCGTCTGGGATGAGTTTGTCGGTTATTGGATTACCATGGCAGCGGTGCCGTTTTCATGGGAATCTGCTTTATGGGGATTTGTAGTGTTCCGCATTTTCGATGTGTTCAAACCATGGCCCATCCGCTGGGCTGATCGGCGAGTGGCCGGCGGGTTTGGCATTATGATCGACGATGTGATGGCAGGGATTTACGCTTGGAGCATTATGCACCTTTGGTTTTGGTTGCACTGA
- the thiL gene encoding thiamine-phosphate kinase: MLAEFDVIRRYFTLPCDNARQHGVALGVGDDAALLTPQPGHQLVVSVDTSVADVHFPSDAPADAIGHRALAVALSDLAAMGAASRWCVMALTLDQAQFGDDQAVHAWLAGYARGFAALAEQHATTLAGGDVTSGSLSIAVTVMGEVPNTKALTRSGAQPGDVIAVTGALGGGAGGLALWQKGERDRAHPLLARYLWPTPRLAAGEALRELASSAIDISDGLLADLGHLREASGVGASLSLDALPLAEGLKHALGQEAARQAALTGGDDYELLVTLPAGNVDQARQQLDALGVPLHVIGECSDTLGVHGLPLQRYHGWQHFKGETP, translated from the coding sequence GTGCTTGCCGAATTTGATGTAATCCGACGTTATTTTACGTTGCCTTGTGACAATGCCCGCCAACATGGCGTGGCGTTGGGTGTAGGCGATGATGCTGCCCTGCTGACGCCTCAGCCGGGGCACCAGCTAGTCGTCAGCGTGGATACCTCGGTGGCGGATGTTCACTTTCCAAGCGATGCGCCTGCCGATGCTATTGGCCACCGTGCGCTGGCCGTGGCGCTGAGTGACTTGGCGGCAATGGGCGCCGCCTCGCGTTGGTGTGTCATGGCCTTGACGCTAGATCAGGCACAGTTTGGCGATGATCAAGCCGTCCATGCTTGGCTTGCAGGATACGCGCGTGGCTTTGCCGCACTGGCTGAGCAACACGCAACCACACTTGCGGGTGGTGACGTAACCTCGGGCTCGCTTTCCATTGCTGTGACGGTTATGGGGGAAGTGCCTAACACCAAGGCACTAACGCGTAGCGGTGCTCAGCCTGGCGACGTGATTGCCGTAACAGGCGCGCTAGGCGGTGGTGCGGGCGGCTTAGCGCTGTGGCAAAAGGGCGAGCGTGATAGGGCGCACCCACTGCTGGCGCGTTATTTATGGCCGACGCCGCGTTTAGCGGCCGGCGAAGCGCTGCGCGAGTTAGCCAGTTCGGCGATCGATATTTCGGATGGACTGTTGGCCGATTTGGGCCACCTGCGCGAGGCGTCTGGCGTGGGAGCTTCACTATCCCTGGATGCGCTGCCGTTGGCTGAAGGGCTAAAACACGCCCTGGGTCAAGAGGCTGCGCGCCAAGCCGCATTGACCGGGGGCGACGACTATGAACTACTGGTGACGTTACCAGCCGGGAATGTTGATCAAGCGCGGCAGCAGCTTGACGCGCTAGGTGTTCCGCTCCACGTGATTGGCGAGTGTAGCGACACGCTAGGCGTGCATGGACTTCCCCTTCAGCGCTACCACGGCTGGCAGCATTTCAAGGGAGAGACGCCATGA
- the nusB gene encoding transcription antitermination factor NusB, whose product MSERKPSAAQQGRQAARELAVQGLYQWHMTGKSISAIEAEFRSQVPDDDLEDYENWSKVMEIADQALFHELLHNTARFKADLDREISPLLDRRLQDLDAVELAILRLGAYELSRRMEVPYRVVINEGVELAKSFGATDGHKYVNGILDKLAIRLRSAEVSARRR is encoded by the coding sequence ATGAGTGAGCGTAAGCCCTCGGCTGCCCAGCAGGGCCGACAAGCGGCGCGCGAGCTGGCGGTGCAAGGGCTATATCAGTGGCATATGACGGGTAAGTCAATCAGCGCCATTGAAGCGGAATTCCGTAGCCAAGTGCCAGATGACGACCTGGAAGATTATGAAAATTGGTCCAAAGTGATGGAAATCGCTGATCAGGCCCTGTTTCATGAACTGCTGCACAATACGGCTCGCTTTAAAGCGGATTTGGACCGGGAAATATCGCCGCTGCTTGATCGCCGGTTGCAAGACCTGGATGCCGTTGAACTGGCTATCCTTCGTCTAGGGGCCTACGAGCTATCCCGGCGAATGGAAGTGCCTTATCGCGTCGTTATTAACGAAGGTGTTGAGCTGGCCAAATCGTTTGGTGCCACCGACGGCCATAAATACGTGAACGGTATTCTCGACAAGTTGGCTATTCGCTTGCGGAGTGCCGAGGTCAGCGCGCGTCGTCGCTAA
- the ribH gene encoding 6,7-dimethyl-8-ribityllumazine synthase, giving the protein MQSLSQVEGTYVDVDGRYVIVVGRFNHHVVDSLVEGAVDSLVRHGVDMEHIDIVHVPGAWELPLAVKRVLKVVKPDAVIALGAVIRGGTPHFEYVAGGCNTALNQLQLEFDTPIANGVLTVETIEQAIERAGTKAGNKGTEAAMAAMEMVSLLRAIAPGDTHE; this is encoded by the coding sequence ATGCAATCCCTTTCTCAAGTTGAAGGCACCTACGTCGACGTTGATGGCCGGTACGTCATCGTAGTTGGCCGTTTCAACCATCATGTGGTGGATAGTCTGGTGGAAGGCGCCGTAGACAGCCTGGTGCGTCACGGCGTCGACATGGAGCATATCGACATCGTGCACGTCCCGGGTGCCTGGGAACTGCCGCTGGCCGTCAAACGCGTGCTCAAGGTGGTGAAGCCCGATGCAGTCATCGCGCTTGGCGCCGTGATTCGTGGCGGTACGCCGCATTTTGAGTATGTGGCGGGCGGCTGTAACACTGCCCTCAACCAGCTGCAACTCGAGTTCGATACGCCGATTGCCAATGGCGTGCTGACCGTTGAGACAATCGAGCAAGCCATCGAACGTGCCGGTACCAAAGCCGGTAACAAAGGTACGGAAGCGGCCATGGCCGCGATGGAAATGGTCTCGTTGCTGCGCGCTATTGCGCCTGGGGATACACATGAGTGA
- the ribBA gene encoding bifunctional 3,4-dihydroxy-2-butanone-4-phosphate synthase/GTP cyclohydrolase II, whose amino-acid sequence MAHASSGELAPIAELVDDIRQGKMVILMDDEDRENEGDIIMAAEKVQAEHINFMARFARGLICLPMTRARCEQLNLPLMVRDNGSGFGTKFTLSIEATEGVTTGISAADRARTVQAAVAPHAKPTDIVQPGHIFPLMAEPGGVLRRAGHTEAACDLAALAGCEPSGVICEVMNDDGSMARRSELEAFAREHGIKMGTIADLIHYRIVNEQTVDHLETSPIMTTQGEMTLHVFRDRIQGAHHLALVKGQPTPEAPTTVRVHLADTLRDVLGLTKGEQCRWDAQRALMEIAAAPAGVLVLIDDGRPHQDLKDQLDIFLERVRQPRTSDSDGAGNYLTIGTGSQILRHLGVGKMRLLSSPWKFSALSGFDLEVVERLGPNDTSDEPTS is encoded by the coding sequence ATGGCGCACGCTTCCTCTGGGGAATTAGCCCCCATTGCCGAACTGGTCGACGATATTCGCCAGGGCAAAATGGTGATTCTCATGGACGATGAGGATCGCGAAAATGAAGGTGATATCATCATGGCCGCCGAAAAAGTCCAGGCGGAACATATCAACTTTATGGCACGTTTTGCCCGCGGCTTAATTTGTCTGCCGATGACGCGGGCTCGCTGCGAGCAGCTTAACTTACCGCTGATGGTGCGCGACAACGGCTCAGGGTTTGGGACCAAGTTCACCCTTTCCATTGAAGCCACCGAAGGGGTAACCACTGGGATTTCAGCGGCTGACCGCGCGCGCACTGTCCAGGCGGCCGTCGCCCCGCATGCCAAACCCACGGATATCGTCCAACCGGGGCATATTTTCCCCCTGATGGCCGAGCCGGGCGGCGTGCTGCGTCGTGCTGGTCATACCGAGGCAGCCTGTGATTTGGCTGCTCTGGCGGGTTGTGAGCCGAGTGGTGTGATTTGTGAAGTCATGAACGACGACGGCAGCATGGCGCGTCGCTCCGAGCTTGAAGCTTTCGCCCGTGAGCACGGCATCAAGATGGGCACCATAGCTGACCTGATCCATTACCGTATCGTCAATGAGCAGACCGTCGATCATCTGGAAACTTCGCCGATCATGACCACCCAGGGCGAGATGACGTTGCACGTGTTTCGTGACCGTATCCAGGGTGCGCATCATCTGGCGCTGGTCAAGGGGCAGCCCACGCCTGAGGCGCCCACCACGGTGAGGGTGCATTTGGCCGATACGCTACGCGATGTGCTGGGGCTTACCAAAGGCGAGCAGTGTCGTTGGGATGCCCAGCGAGCGCTGATGGAAATCGCCGCGGCCCCGGCAGGTGTCCTGGTGCTCATTGACGATGGACGACCGCATCAAGACCTTAAAGATCAGTTGGATATTTTTTTAGAACGCGTCCGCCAGCCGCGCACCAGCGATTCTGACGGAGCCGGCAACTACTTAACCATTGGCACCGGCTCGCAAATACTGCGCCATCTTGGCGTGGGTAAAATGCGCTTACTTAGTTCACCGTGGAAGTTTTCGGCGCTTTCCGGCTTTGATCTTGAAGTCGTTGAACGATTGGGCCCGAATGATACTTCCGATGAGCCAACTTCTTAG
- the ribD gene encoding bifunctional diaminohydroxyphosphoribosylaminopyrimidine deaminase/5-amino-6-(5-phosphoribosylamino)uracil reductase RibD — MTSFSAEDHRYMSRALVLAARGLYTSDPNPRVGCVIVRDGEIIGEGFHRRAGEPHAEINALSAVGDRAQGATVYVTLEPCSHTGRTGPCARALQAAQVARVVVAMVDPNPQVSGRGIRMLEEAGIEVSVGLLASDARALNPGFIARMASKRPFVRMKMAMSLDGRTAMGSGESQWITGPEARAQVQRLRARSSAILSGVESVIMDDSRLTVRAEQLGLDDAEEVAGRQPLRVIVDSQLRLPLAAACLRAPGRTLIMTTPSHDADKRERLIGAGAEVQTLPADPQGRVDLPALLEWLTVNEEVNELLVETGATLAGAMINAGLIDEMQLFIAPTLLGGEARPLFALPGLTLMADQQRLTIHDVRAVGRDWRIIASPLVTGASDDTKVP; from the coding sequence ATGACGTCGTTTAGTGCCGAGGATCATCGCTACATGTCACGCGCCCTCGTGCTGGCAGCGCGCGGTTTGTATACCTCCGACCCAAATCCACGCGTGGGCTGCGTGATCGTGCGTGACGGTGAGATTATAGGCGAAGGGTTTCACCGTCGAGCGGGTGAGCCCCATGCCGAGATTAATGCGTTAAGCGCCGTCGGCGACCGCGCCCAGGGCGCGACGGTTTATGTCACGCTAGAGCCATGTTCGCATACCGGCCGCACCGGCCCTTGCGCGCGGGCGCTGCAAGCCGCTCAGGTGGCGCGGGTGGTGGTGGCAATGGTCGATCCTAACCCCCAGGTTAGCGGTCGGGGCATTCGCATGCTGGAAGAGGCGGGTATCGAGGTGTCCGTGGGTTTGCTAGCCTCGGATGCCCGGGCACTTAATCCAGGTTTTATCGCTCGTATGGCGTCCAAGCGTCCCTTCGTGCGTATGAAAATGGCGATGAGCTTGGATGGCCGCACCGCCATGGGGTCGGGAGAATCACAGTGGATTACTGGTCCCGAGGCGCGTGCTCAGGTGCAACGACTGCGCGCCCGTTCCAGTGCGATTCTTAGCGGCGTTGAGTCGGTGATTATGGACGACTCGCGGCTGACCGTGCGCGCCGAGCAACTTGGTCTGGACGACGCCGAGGAAGTGGCTGGTCGTCAGCCGCTTAGGGTCATTGTTGATAGCCAGCTGCGGCTGCCGCTTGCTGCTGCCTGTTTGCGAGCGCCTGGGCGCACTCTGATCATGACCACGCCGTCTCACGACGCCGACAAGCGTGAGCGGCTGATTGGAGCAGGCGCAGAGGTGCAGACTTTACCTGCCGACCCACAAGGCCGGGTGGACCTGCCCGCTTTGCTCGAATGGCTGACGGTCAACGAAGAGGTCAATGAGCTGCTGGTCGAAACCGGAGCGACTCTGGCGGGGGCGATGATCAACGCGGGCTTGATCGATGAAATGCAGCTATTCATTGCACCTACGCTGTTAGGGGGAGAAGCTCGACCGCTTTTTGCTCTGCCAGGACTTACCCTGATGGCTGATCAGCAGCGCCTCACCATTCATGATGTTCGGGCAGTGGGTCGGGATTGGCGGATTATCGCCTCACCGTTAGTGACTGGCGCAAGCGACGATACCAAGGTACCCTGA
- the nrdR gene encoding transcriptional regulator NrdR — MHCPFCGANDTRVTDSRLVADGDQVRRRRQCASCQERFTTYETAELVMPRVVKSDGSRESFNETKLRAGMLRALEKRPVSAEAIESAVERIRQTLRARGDREINAREIGESVMQALNTLDQVAYIRFASVYRKFQDLDEFRAEIDRLSQEPTDAGPSS, encoded by the coding sequence ATGCATTGCCCCTTTTGTGGTGCTAACGATACTCGCGTGACCGATTCGCGGCTGGTGGCCGACGGTGACCAAGTGCGTCGTCGTCGCCAATGCGCAAGCTGTCAGGAACGTTTTACCACCTACGAAACCGCCGAGTTGGTGATGCCCCGCGTGGTGAAGTCTGACGGTTCTCGCGAGAGCTTCAACGAAACCAAGTTGCGCGCTGGTATGCTGCGGGCGCTCGAAAAGCGGCCGGTCAGTGCAGAAGCGATTGAGTCGGCTGTTGAGCGGATTCGTCAAACGCTGCGCGCCCGGGGGGATCGAGAAATTAACGCTCGCGAGATCGGGGAGTCGGTCATGCAGGCACTGAATACTCTCGATCAAGTGGCCTACATTCGCTTTGCCTCGGTATATCGTAAATTCCAGGATCTGGACGAGTTCCGCGCTGAAATTGATCGCCTTTCCCAAGAGCCCACGGACGCTGGGCCTTCCTCGTGA